A single region of the Lactobacillus xylocopicola genome encodes:
- the murD gene encoding UDP-N-acetylmuramoyl-L-alanine--D-glutamate ligase, whose protein sequence is MKQIETYRNKKIFILGLGKSGFAVSILLLKLGAKLTLNDQADLDHNPQAQQLQKLGVRVIGGGHPTELLEQEHFDYFVKNPGIPYENPLVKLAQELHLPIITEPEVALSASSAPYVCVTGSNGKTTTVLLAQRILDHHLAPTGHHAYAVGNIGVPISEVVLTASKDDLLVVELSSFQLLGVTDINPRVAAIIDIYDNVHLDYHKSFANYVAAKLRITKTQSSDNYFLANFDQKELLAKEKKLTRAQVLTFSEKDPAADYYIANGYLQSQKGRIMKTAEMKLPGLHNQQNALVACAIAELMGASSEDIQAGLTTFTGAKHRLQYVMTLNGRAIYNDSKSTNIEAATVALPAFQEPEVLIAGGLDRGFTFNALVPLLKEHVKAVVLYGETRYLLADAAGQAQIKQIVVVDTLQEAVPRAYDLSVAGDVILFSPACASWDQFRSFEERGDIFMDLVKELKTK, encoded by the coding sequence ATGAAGCAGATTGAAACGTATCGAAATAAGAAGATCTTTATTTTGGGTCTGGGCAAAAGCGGTTTTGCAGTAAGTATCTTATTGCTTAAACTTGGTGCAAAGCTGACTTTAAACGACCAGGCCGACCTAGATCACAATCCGCAAGCCCAGCAGTTGCAAAAATTAGGAGTGCGCGTAATCGGCGGTGGCCATCCAACCGAGCTGCTTGAGCAGGAACACTTCGACTATTTTGTTAAAAATCCTGGTATTCCATACGAAAATCCGCTAGTAAAACTGGCTCAAGAATTACATTTGCCCATTATTACGGAACCTGAAGTTGCTCTTAGTGCTAGTAGTGCCCCGTATGTGTGCGTGACTGGTTCAAACGGCAAAACGACCACGGTACTGCTGGCTCAGCGGATACTTGACCATCATCTGGCTCCGACGGGCCATCACGCGTACGCTGTTGGTAATATTGGTGTGCCGATTTCAGAAGTGGTACTGACAGCTTCTAAAGATGATCTTTTGGTAGTTGAGTTATCTAGTTTTCAGCTATTAGGGGTGACTGACATCAACCCGCGAGTGGCTGCCATTATTGACATTTATGATAATGTCCATTTAGATTATCATAAGTCCTTTGCAAATTACGTAGCGGCCAAATTACGGATTACTAAAACTCAATCGTCAGACAATTATTTCCTGGCTAATTTTGACCAGAAAGAGCTTTTGGCCAAAGAAAAGAAGCTGACCCGGGCGCAAGTTTTAACTTTTTCTGAAAAAGACCCAGCAGCTGACTACTATATTGCTAACGGCTATCTGCAAAGTCAGAAGGGGCGGATAATGAAGACGGCTGAAATGAAGCTACCCGGATTACATAACCAGCAAAATGCTTTGGTAGCTTGTGCCATTGCCGAATTAATGGGTGCTAGCAGTGAAGATATCCAAGCCGGCTTGACGACTTTTACCGGTGCCAAACATCGTTTACAATATGTAATGACCTTAAACGGACGGGCGATTTATAATGATTCAAAATCGACCAATATTGAAGCGGCCACTGTGGCCCTTCCGGCATTTCAGGAACCAGAAGTCTTAATTGCAGGTGGTTTGGACCGGGGTTTTACCTTTAATGCCTTGGTGCCCTTATTAAAAGAACACGTCAAGGCGGTTGTACTCTATGGCGAAACACGTTATTTGTTAGCTGATGCGGCTGGTCAAGCCCAAATCAAGCAAATTGTGGTTGTCGATACGCTGCAAGAAGCGGTTCCGCGAGCTTACGACCTGTCGGTTGCGGGCGATGTCATACTGTTTTCACCGGCGTGTGCTTCGTGGGATCAATTCAGGTCATTTGAAGAACGTGGTGACATTTTTATGGATTTGGTTAAGGAATTGAAGACAAAATAA
- the murG gene encoding undecaprenyldiphospho-muramoylpentapeptide beta-N-acetylglucosaminyltransferase, with the protein MRVIFTGGGTGGHIYPIMAIIEQLKQRGLVTDEDILFVGTAQGLEAKIVPAAGVNFKTIEVQGFSSKKLLSNLTTINKFVKAVKQAKQIIGDFKPDVVVGTGGYVSGATVYAAAKLGIPTMIHESNSVVGVANKFLGHYVDKICYTFDDAAKQFTEKKKLVKTGNPRSQQVLNLSSTRFDLQDKWRLNEKIPTVLIFGGSRGALAINRVMLQSLTKLKQKPYQLIWVTGNYYYQEISEKLAGVDYGNRIKIVPYVKDMPALLPKVTCVVARSGATSIAEFTALGVPAILIPSPNVTHNHQMKNALDLERAGAATVIAESDVNTNNFISSIDHILLDHKYADEMSTASKKLGIPDASDQVINVMKEIAK; encoded by the coding sequence ATGAGAGTTATTTTTACCGGTGGCGGAACTGGTGGCCACATCTACCCGATTATGGCAATTATTGAGCAGCTAAAGCAGCGTGGACTTGTAACAGATGAAGATATTTTGTTTGTAGGTACTGCCCAAGGCCTTGAGGCTAAAATTGTTCCCGCAGCTGGCGTCAACTTTAAGACAATTGAGGTTCAGGGCTTTTCGAGCAAAAAGTTATTAAGCAATTTAACAACAATTAATAAGTTTGTGAAGGCGGTTAAACAGGCTAAGCAGATAATCGGTGACTTTAAACCTGACGTGGTAGTTGGCACCGGTGGGTATGTCAGCGGGGCGACAGTCTATGCTGCTGCGAAGTTGGGCATTCCGACCATGATTCATGAGTCAAACTCGGTGGTTGGGGTTGCTAACAAGTTTTTGGGGCATTACGTCGATAAAATATGTTATACCTTTGATGATGCTGCTAAGCAGTTTACCGAAAAAAAGAAGCTGGTTAAAACAGGCAATCCGCGTTCACAGCAGGTTTTAAACTTGTCTTCGACGAGGTTTGATTTACAAGATAAGTGGCGCTTAAATGAAAAAATACCAACTGTGCTGATTTTTGGGGGTTCTCGAGGTGCACTTGCCATCAATCGCGTAATGCTGCAATCTTTGACCAAGTTAAAACAAAAACCGTACCAGCTTATCTGGGTGACGGGCAATTACTATTACCAGGAGATTAGTGAAAAGTTGGCAGGCGTCGACTATGGCAACAGGATAAAGATTGTACCTTACGTCAAAGATATGCCTGCTTTACTACCCAAAGTAACCTGTGTGGTTGCCCGTTCAGGAGCGACCAGTATTGCTGAGTTTACTGCATTAGGTGTTCCCGCGATTTTAATTCCTAGTCCCAATGTCACACATAACCACCAAATGAAAAATGCCCTTGATCTTGAACGAGCAGGAGCAGCCACGGTAATTGCCGAAAGTGACGTAAATACCAATAACTTTATTTCATCGATTGATCATATTTTACTTGATCACAAGTATGCCGATGAGATGAGTACAGCATCCAAAAAATTAGGCATTCCTGATGCATCAGATCAAGTCATTAATGTCATGAAAGAGATTGCCAAGTAG
- a CDS encoding cell division protein FtsQ/DivIB, protein MPKKRVTKIDPKEKLSPYLDYQSNKNKRKSQSKTQNKLSASLANLRSERKSALVKRLGLIVGISVIALIGLGFYISPLNDVVSVKVEGGRDLPLAELVKTSGIKTSDKVIDHLVDSRGVNHKVKQKYSEVEHINIGVNHLNQLVLKVNEYQTIGYIKKGNKYCKILAHGKLGTQLLPWSKVSPDKPVFIGYNHDMSLNQSLALFNSLPSGFQSQIKLLSGNTRRKSQVIFVMKDGNVVIGNVSTLKRKLKYYNEIKAKATKDSLIDLEVGAYSRPLTVKEKRIYGLT, encoded by the coding sequence TTGCCTAAAAAACGTGTGACCAAGATTGATCCCAAAGAAAAACTTTCGCCTTATTTAGACTATCAATCGAATAAAAATAAGCGCAAGTCGCAAAGTAAGACGCAAAATAAGCTTTCTGCCTCGCTAGCTAATTTACGCAGTGAACGTAAGTCCGCTTTGGTTAAACGACTAGGGTTGATTGTAGGTATTTCAGTAATTGCGTTGATCGGTCTCGGTTTTTATATTTCGCCGCTTAATGATGTAGTTAGTGTTAAGGTAGAAGGCGGCCGCGACCTGCCCCTGGCAGAACTAGTTAAAACCTCTGGCATTAAGACCAGTGACAAGGTAATTGATCATCTAGTTGATTCACGGGGCGTTAACCATAAAGTAAAACAGAAGTATAGTGAAGTCGAGCACATTAACATTGGCGTTAACCACCTTAACCAGTTGGTTTTAAAAGTAAATGAGTATCAGACCATTGGTTATATCAAAAAAGGAAATAAATATTGTAAGATTTTAGCGCATGGCAAGTTAGGCACCCAACTACTGCCTTGGAGCAAAGTAAGTCCCGATAAACCAGTGTTTATCGGCTATAATCACGACATGTCTTTGAATCAGAGTTTAGCCTTGTTCAACAGCTTGCCTAGCGGCTTTCAGAGTCAGATTAAGTTGCTCAGCGGTAATACGCGGCGCAAATCGCAGGTTATTTTTGTAATGAAGGATGGCAATGTAGTCATTGGTAACGTTTCTACTTTGAAAAGAAAATTGAAATACTATAATGAAATTAAAGCCAAGGCCACTAAAGATAGCTTAATTGACTTGGAAGTAGGGGCATACAGTCGTCCACTAACAGTTAAAGAAAAAAGAATTTATGGTTTAACATAA
- the ftsA gene encoding cell division protein FtsA translates to MDNTNLLVGLDIGTTSVKAVVADAGKVIGAVAIPNLGMRHGSIVDIDETANAIRRALKEIAKKINTNIYRVVTGIPVGMLQLETASDLVNVGDNGREVGNSDVKRVVRVASKSAVKSEREPIAFLPSRFVIDGKTEVDDPRKMIAHSLAVQGIMLTAPTSALHNIKKAVERAGYQNNFFVPTPLAIASVALTESERTFGSIILDSGGGVTTATVVHNGQIKYANIDFEGGRDISNDISAVLSTSKKDAEQIKLDYGYADPSLASTKNKFAVNSVGTNGQQMVDEVYLSNIINARIMQAVERLDKGLASHGALKLPGGIVITGGNSLLQGFENIVANSLGVKARIYQPDQIGMRNPVYSAAYGIVNYAYKMSDIDFLVIKAIYGSETAEEAESAKKITKNSKSPTTSNETKVKEEYNRHELLKRERNSRSKEKKNLQNKDRSIKNFFKKFFD, encoded by the coding sequence TTGGACAATACAAATCTTTTAGTGGGTCTAGATATAGGTACCACAAGCGTTAAGGCAGTTGTTGCTGACGCCGGTAAAGTGATTGGAGCCGTTGCAATTCCCAACCTAGGAATGAGACACGGAAGCATTGTTGACATTGACGAGACAGCCAATGCGATTAGACGTGCTTTAAAAGAAATCGCGAAAAAAATTAATACAAATATTTATCGTGTTGTGACCGGCATTCCAGTCGGGATGTTGCAGCTAGAAACCGCGAGTGACTTAGTTAACGTTGGTGACAATGGTCGAGAGGTGGGTAATAGTGATGTCAAACGCGTTGTTCGCGTTGCCAGTAAGTCTGCCGTGAAGAGCGAGCGGGAGCCCATTGCCTTTTTACCCAGTCGCTTTGTTATTGATGGTAAAACTGAAGTTGATGATCCCCGTAAGATGATTGCCCACTCGCTGGCCGTGCAGGGGATCATGCTAACTGCGCCGACTAGTGCGCTGCATAATATCAAAAAAGCAGTTGAGCGAGCTGGCTACCAAAATAACTTCTTCGTCCCGACCCCGTTAGCCATTGCCAGTGTTGCCCTCACCGAAAGTGAACGTACTTTTGGGTCAATTATTCTTGATTCTGGTGGCGGAGTAACGACTGCTACAGTGGTTCATAACGGACAAATCAAGTATGCCAATATTGACTTTGAAGGCGGTAGGGATATCAGTAATGATATTTCTGCTGTCCTTAGTACCTCTAAAAAGGATGCAGAGCAAATCAAACTTGATTATGGCTATGCGGATCCAAGCCTTGCTTCAACTAAGAATAAATTTGCGGTTAATAGTGTCGGTACGAATGGCCAGCAAATGGTTGACGAGGTGTATTTAAGCAATATCATTAATGCCCGTATTATGCAGGCAGTTGAACGGCTTGATAAGGGGCTAGCAAGTCACGGTGCTTTAAAGTTGCCGGGCGGGATTGTTATTACCGGTGGTAATAGCCTATTGCAAGGTTTTGAGAATATTGTTGCCAATTCATTAGGGGTGAAAGCGCGAATCTATCAACCAGATCAGATTGGAATGCGGAATCCAGTATATTCAGCGGCTTATGGTATTGTCAATTATGCATATAAAATGTCTGACATTGACTTCTTAGTAATTAAGGCAATCTATGGTAGTGAGACCGCTGAGGAAGCGGAATCAGCTAAAAAAATTACCAAGAATTCAAAAAGTCCGACTACAAGTAATGAAACCAAGGTCAAAGAAGAATATAATAGACATGAGTTATTAAAGCGAGAACGTAACTCGCGCAGTAAAGAGAAAAAAAATCTGCAAAATAAAGATAGAAGCATTAAGAATTTCTTTAAAAAGTTCTTTGATTAA
- the ftsZ gene encoding cell division protein FtsZ, which yields MDFTFDSDDNKNAIIKVIGVGGAGGNAVNRMIDDGVQGVSFVAANTDVQALNSNKAETKIQLGPKLTRGLGAGSHPEVGQKAAEESEQTIEDALKGADMIFITAGMGGGTGTGAAPTVAKIARETGALTVGVVTRPFTFEGPKRSKNATAGIAELKQYVDTLVIIANNRLLEMVDKKTPMMDAFKEADNVLKQGVQGISDLITSTDYVNLDFADVKTVMANQGAALMGIGRASGENRTIEATKLAISSPLLEVSIDGAKQVLLNITGGPDLTLFEAQDASEIVSKAAGDDVNIIFGTSINPNLGDEVVVTVIATGISSAAEEKASRQLPGQSHQVKAKPRTANSENISNSTSADDQGLARPAAAKHKPMVDPTSVWGLNNDEEDLEERRSKPAAFDQNDNQSIFDDDDQTSISQIETSALDDDDTEDIPFFRHRGKK from the coding sequence ATGGATTTTACATTCGATTCTGACGATAATAAGAACGCTATTATCAAAGTCATTGGTGTTGGTGGCGCAGGTGGTAATGCCGTTAACCGGATGATCGACGATGGCGTGCAAGGGGTCTCCTTTGTTGCTGCTAATACAGATGTGCAAGCGTTGAATAGCAATAAAGCAGAAACCAAGATACAATTGGGACCCAAATTAACGAGGGGACTTGGTGCTGGCTCACATCCAGAAGTTGGCCAAAAGGCTGCGGAAGAAAGCGAGCAAACGATTGAAGATGCCTTAAAAGGCGCTGACATGATTTTTATCACGGCTGGAATGGGCGGTGGTACGGGGACTGGAGCAGCTCCGACAGTAGCTAAGATTGCGCGCGAAACTGGTGCGCTGACGGTTGGCGTGGTTACCCGGCCATTCACTTTTGAAGGACCTAAACGGTCAAAAAATGCCACTGCGGGAATAGCAGAATTAAAGCAATATGTCGATACGTTGGTGATTATTGCTAATAACCGTTTGCTTGAAATGGTCGATAAGAAGACTCCCATGATGGACGCTTTCAAAGAGGCGGATAACGTTTTGAAACAAGGTGTGCAAGGAATTTCTGACTTGATTACCTCGACTGACTACGTTAACTTGGATTTTGCTGACGTTAAAACAGTGATGGCAAACCAAGGTGCCGCATTAATGGGAATTGGTCGTGCCAGTGGTGAAAACAGGACGATTGAAGCCACTAAACTGGCGATTTCGTCACCATTACTCGAAGTTTCAATTGATGGAGCAAAGCAAGTCCTCCTCAATATTACTGGTGGACCTGACCTGACGCTATTTGAGGCCCAAGATGCTTCGGAAATAGTTTCTAAAGCTGCGGGTGATGATGTCAACATTATCTTTGGTACGTCAATTAATCCTAATCTCGGCGATGAGGTTGTAGTAACAGTTATTGCAACCGGAATTAGTTCAGCGGCTGAAGAAAAAGCTTCCCGCCAGCTTCCGGGTCAGAGCCATCAAGTCAAGGCGAAGCCGCGGACAGCAAATTCAGAAAACATTAGTAACTCAACTTCAGCTGATGACCAAGGACTGGCAAGGCCGGCCGCTGCCAAGCACAAGCCAATGGTCGACCCAACCAGTGTTTGGGGTTTGAATAATGATGAAGAGGACCTGGAAGAAAGACGGTCAAAACCAGCTGCCTTTGACCAAAATGACAATCAAAGCATCTTTGACGATGATGATCAGACTAGCATTTCCCAAATTGAAACCAGTGCTTTAGACGATGATGATACAGAAGATATCCCGTTTTTTAGGCATCGTGGCAAAAAATAA
- a CDS encoding cell division protein SepF has translation MAFSKIGKFFGVSDDDEMLDNEEYYDDQQVEEEEVPGGGRNSDKVVSIKSGLDSNKSRIVLYEPRVYSDAKDVAQNLLNNKAVIINFSRMEDPSARRIVDFITGTVYALNGEIQRIGDKIFLATPPKFVTNGKISDLVDKKDSLS, from the coding sequence ATGGCTTTTAGTAAAATAGGCAAATTTTTTGGCGTTTCAGATGATGACGAAATGCTTGATAACGAAGAATACTATGATGACCAACAAGTAGAAGAAGAGGAAGTACCTGGTGGCGGGCGTAATAGCGATAAGGTAGTTTCGATTAAGTCTGGACTTGATAGTAATAAGAGTAGGATTGTTCTTTACGAGCCCCGGGTATATTCGGATGCTAAGGATGTTGCCCAAAACCTATTGAATAACAAAGCGGTGATTATTAACTTCAGTCGCATGGAAGATCCTTCTGCCAGACGGATCGTTGATTTTATTACTGGAACTGTTTATGCATTAAATGGTGAAATCCAGCGGATCGGGGACAAGATATTTTTGGCCACACCACCCAAGTTTGTCACCAATGGCAAAATTAGCGACTTAGTTGACAAGAAAGATAGTTTAAGTTGA
- a CDS encoding YggT family protein, with product MVIDAIMSWVPALRDSAVGRLLDRLIDPYLDIFRKGPIQALTESTGLDFSFLIGLFLLYFVQEHVLDWISNILLRIFV from the coding sequence ATGGTGATTGACGCAATTATGAGTTGGGTTCCTGCTTTACGGGACTCGGCCGTTGGTCGCTTACTTGATCGCTTGATCGATCCTTACTTGGATATTTTTCGCAAAGGACCGATTCAGGCACTGACTGAGTCTACTGGCTTAGATTTTTCATTTTTAATTGGACTATTTTTGCTATATTTTGTCCAAGAGCACGTTCTTGATTGGATTTCCAATATTTTGTTGAGAATTTTTGTGTAA
- a CDS encoding RNA-binding protein: MEIEGISKRRNYAKQALYQNSPNELKIVDQMATLLTRLNGQQQACLTAFLNPGQRAILRLLAGDEVAIHEFGGYPQAEKKRVWFSGSESNPALADYQLAVCQLDYPVKFAQLTHGAILGSLANLGVETDTFGDIITDGAGQWQFLVKADLTAFFQAEVTRVGKTQVRLRSVPLQAVLKPVDDSITISIVVASLRLDAVLAGLSKSSRTQIKAAISDNLVKLNWHSVQDSNIIVKVDDVLSLRHFGRSQIRNIKSTKKGKYKVVLKLWQTKKHK, encoded by the coding sequence GTGGAAATAGAAGGCATTAGTAAGCGGCGCAATTATGCTAAGCAAGCATTATATCAAAATAGTCCTAATGAACTTAAAATAGTTGATCAAATGGCCACGCTGTTGACGCGGCTTAACGGCCAACAGCAGGCATGCTTGACCGCATTTCTGAATCCAGGCCAGCGAGCCATTTTGCGTTTGTTGGCTGGCGACGAAGTTGCTATCCATGAATTTGGGGGCTACCCACAAGCTGAAAAAAAGCGGGTATGGTTCTCTGGTAGTGAAAGTAATCCAGCTCTAGCAGACTATCAACTTGCGGTTTGCCAACTTGACTATCCGGTGAAGTTTGCGCAACTGACGCATGGCGCAATTCTCGGTTCATTAGCAAATCTAGGGGTTGAGACGGATACTTTTGGTGATATTATTACGGACGGAGCAGGACAGTGGCAGTTTTTGGTTAAGGCGGACCTGACCGCTTTCTTCCAGGCGGAGGTCACCCGCGTTGGCAAGACGCAGGTTCGTCTCAGGTCAGTTCCGCTGCAGGCCGTCCTTAAGCCTGTTGATGATAGTATAACGATTAGTATTGTAGTAGCATCACTAAGATTGGACGCGGTGTTAGCTGGACTGAGTAAATCGAGCAGAACGCAAATCAAAGCAGCCATTAGTGATAATTTAGTAAAATTAAATTGGCATAGCGTGCAAGATTCTAATATAATAGTAAAGGTAGATGATGTTCTTAGCTTAAGACATTTTGGTCGAAGCCAAATTAGGAACATCAAATCAACTAAAAAGGGTAAATATAAGGTGGTGCTAAAACTTTGGCAAACAAAAAAACACAAGTGA
- a CDS encoding DivIVA domain-containing protein has product MANKKTQVKRLTPIEIHKKEFKKRGLSGYDRREVDGFLDHIVDDYGSILDENTDLKNELYQIKSELNDYKKQAITLQQTDQTVKDTIAKAQLRAQDILNEAAIRANNVTAQAKADTDYQQQQLEGLRADYDRVKREVAGYRNNLKEMLQEIMDNLDDERWQKALDKYFGTERFYPSDGGEPVFMADGDADAEEDDDDSGIEFDNDEDNEVNFGEDTAEDDEGPRPIDGDSPNLEMNNLQTDVSVTNNSGPTIVFPEDYKNHS; this is encoded by the coding sequence TTGGCAAACAAAAAAACACAAGTGAAGCGGCTAACCCCGATCGAAATTCACAAAAAGGAATTTAAAAAACGTGGACTTAGTGGCTATGATCGCCGCGAAGTTGACGGCTTTCTGGATCACATTGTTGATGATTACGGGAGTATTTTAGACGAAAACACAGATTTGAAAAATGAACTTTATCAAATCAAGAGTGAGCTTAACGACTATAAGAAGCAAGCTATCACACTTCAGCAAACTGATCAGACGGTCAAGGATACGATTGCCAAAGCACAGTTAAGGGCCCAGGATATTCTCAATGAAGCTGCTATTCGGGCTAATAACGTGACGGCTCAGGCCAAGGCCGATACTGATTACCAACAACAGCAACTGGAAGGACTAAGAGCCGACTATGATCGCGTTAAGCGTGAAGTTGCCGGATATCGTAATAATCTTAAAGAGATGTTGCAAGAAATCATGGACAATCTGGATGATGAGCGTTGGCAGAAGGCACTGGATAAGTACTTTGGAACCGAGCGGTTCTATCCGTCAGATGGTGGTGAGCCGGTTTTTATGGCTGACGGCGATGCTGATGCTGAAGAAGACGATGATGATAGTGGTATTGAATTTGACAACGACGAGGATAATGAAGTAAACTTTGGTGAAGATACCGCTGAGGATGATGAAGGGCCACGACCAATTGACGGAGACAGTCCTAATCTGGAGATGAATAATTTGCAGACCGACGTCTCAGTTACTAATAATTCGGGTCCAACCATTGTTTTCCCAGAGGATTACAAAAATCACAGTTAA